One Cervus canadensis isolate Bull #8, Minnesota chromosome 12, ASM1932006v1, whole genome shotgun sequence DNA window includes the following coding sequences:
- the CALB1 gene encoding calbindin, with protein MAESHLQSSLITASQFFEIWLHFDADGSGYLEGKELQNLIQELQQARKKAGLELSPEMKTFVDQYGQRDDGKIGIVELAHVLPTEENFLLLFRCQQLKSCEEFMKTWRKYDTDHSGFIETEELKNFLKDLLEKANKTVDDTKLAEYTDLMLKLFDSNNDGKLELTEMARLLPVQENFLLKFQGVKMCGKEFNKAFELYDQDGNGYIDENELDALLKDLCEKNKQDLDINNIPTYKKSIMALSDGGKLYRTDLALILSAGDN; from the exons GAAGTGGTTACCTGGAAGGAAAGGAGCTTCAGAACCTGATTCAGGAGCTCCAGCAGGCGCGGAAGAAGGCTGGTTTG GAGTTATCACCTGAGATGAAAACTTTTGTGGATCAGTATGGACAAAGAGATGATGGAAAAATAGGAATTGTAGAG CTGGCTCACGTGTTACCCACAGAGGAGAACTTCCTGCTGCTTTTCCGATGCCAGCAGCTGAAATCCTGTGAGGAGTTCATGAAG ACATGGAGAAAATATGATACTGATCACAGCGGCTTCATAGAAACCGAGGAGCTTAAG AACTTTCTAAAGGACTTGCTGGAAAAAGCAAACAAGACTGTTGATGATACAAAACTAGCTGAGTATACAGACCTAATG CTGAAATTGTTTGATTCAAATAATGATGGGAAGCTGGAATTAACTGAGATGGCCAG attactaccagtgcaggagaattttcttcttaaatttcag GGAGTCAAAATGTGTGGGAAAGAGTTCAATAAAGCTTTTGAGTTATACgatcag GATGGCAATGGATACATAGATGAAAATGAACTGGATGCTTTACTGAAGGATCTgtgtgagaaaaataaacag GATCTGGATATTAATAATATTCCAACATACAAGAAAAGTATAATGGCTTTATCGGATGGAGGGAAGCTATACCGAACGGATCTGGCTCTCATTCTCTCTGCTGGTGACAACTAG